The proteins below come from a single Excalfactoria chinensis isolate bCotChi1 chromosome 7, bCotChi1.hap2, whole genome shotgun sequence genomic window:
- the HNRNPA3 gene encoding heterogeneous nuclear ribonucleoprotein A3 isoform X4 → MAAIKEDREVEDYKRKGRRSSQGHEPKEPEQLRKLFIGGLSFETTDDSLREHFEKWGTLTDCVVMRDPQTKRSRGFGFVTYSCVEEVDAAMSARPHKVDGRVVEPKRAVSREDSVKPGAHLTVKKIFVGGIKEDTEEYNLREYFEKYGKIETIEVMEDRQSGKKRGFAFVTFDDHDTVDKIVVQKYHTINGHNCEVKKALSKQEMQTASSQRGRGGGSGNFMGRGNFGGGGGNFGRGGNFGGRGGYGGGGGGGGSRGSFGGGDGYNGFGDGGNYGGGPGYGSRGGYGGGGGPGYGNPGGGYGGGGGGYDGYNEGGNFGGNYGGSGNYNDFGNYSGQQQSNYGPMKGGGSFGGRSSGSPYGGGYGSGSGSGGYGGRRF, encoded by the exons ATGGCTGCAATTAAGGAAGACAGAGAGGTGGAAGATTACAAGAGAAAGGGCAGACGATCATCACAG GGCCATGAGCCTAAGGAGCCAGAGCAGTTGAGAAAGCTGTTCATTGGAGGTCTGAGCTTTGAAACAACAGATGATAGCTTGAGAGAGCACTTTGAAAAATGGGGCACACTCACGGACTGTGTG GTGATGAGAGACCCACAAACAAAACGATCCAGAGGCTTTGGCTTTGTTACTTACTCTTGTGTGGAAGAGGTGGATGCGGCCATGAGTGCTCGACCACATAAGGTTGATGGACGTGTGGTTGAACCAAAGAGAGCGGTTTCAAGGGAG GATTCTGTAAAGCCTGGGGCGcatctcacagtaaagaaaatatttgttggTGGCATTAAAGAAGATACAGAAGAATATAATTTAAGGGAGTACTTTGAGAAATATGGCAAGATCGAAACGATAGAAGTCATGGAAGACAGgcaaagtggaaagaaaagaggcTTCGCTTTTGTAACTTTTGATGATCATGATACAGTTGATAAAATCGTTG ttcAGAAATACCATACTATAAATGGTCATAACTGCGAAGTGAAAAAAGCACTCTCAAAACAAGAGATGCAGACTGCCAGCTCTCAGAGAG GTCGTGGGGGTGGTTCAGGCAACTTCATGGGTCGTGGAAATTttggaggtggtggaggaaaCTTTGGCCGAGGAGGAAACTTTGGTGGAAGAG gAGGCTATGGGGGTGGTGGCGGTGGTGGTGGGAGCAGAGGAAGCTTTGGGGGTGGTGACGGATACAATGGATTTGGTGATG GTGGCAACTATGGAGGTGGTCCCGgctatggcagcagagggggtTATGGTGGTGGTGGAGGACCAGGATATGGAAACCCAGGTGGTGGATatggaggtggaggaggaggataCGATGGCTACAATGAAGGAGGAAATTTTGGAG GTAATTACGGTGGCAGTGGAAACTACAATGACTTTGGTAACTACAGTGGACAGCAGCAGTCCAATTATGGTCCCATGAAGGGTGGTGGCAGCTTTGGTGGTAGAAGTTCAGGCAGTCCCTATGGTg GTGGTTATGGATCTGGAAGTGGAAGTGGGGGCTATGGTGGTAGAAGATTCTAA
- the HNRNPA3 gene encoding heterogeneous nuclear ribonucleoprotein A3 isoform X2, whose amino-acid sequence MAAIKEDREVEDYKRKGRRSSQGHEPKEPEQLRKLFIGGLSFETTDDSLREHFEKWGTLTDCVVMRDPQTKRSRGFGFVTYSCVEEVDAAMSARPHKVDGRVVEPKRAVSREDSVKPGAHLTVKKIFVGGIKEDTEEYNLREYFEKYGKIETIEVMEDRQSGKKRGFAFVTFDDHDTVDKIVVQKYHTINGHNCEVKKALSKQEMQTASSQRAKYFAGRGGGSGNFMGRGNFGGGGGNFGRGGNFGGRGGYGGGGGGGGSRGSFGGGDGYNGFGDGGNYGGGPGYGSRGGYGGGGGPGYGNPGGGYGGGGGGYDGYNEGGNFGGNYGGSGNYNDFGNYSGQQQSNYGPMKGGGSFGGRSSGSPYGGGYGSGSGSGGYGGRRF is encoded by the exons ATGGCTGCAATTAAGGAAGACAGAGAGGTGGAAGATTACAAGAGAAAGGGCAGACGATCATCACAG GGCCATGAGCCTAAGGAGCCAGAGCAGTTGAGAAAGCTGTTCATTGGAGGTCTGAGCTTTGAAACAACAGATGATAGCTTGAGAGAGCACTTTGAAAAATGGGGCACACTCACGGACTGTGTG GTGATGAGAGACCCACAAACAAAACGATCCAGAGGCTTTGGCTTTGTTACTTACTCTTGTGTGGAAGAGGTGGATGCGGCCATGAGTGCTCGACCACATAAGGTTGATGGACGTGTGGTTGAACCAAAGAGAGCGGTTTCAAGGGAG GATTCTGTAAAGCCTGGGGCGcatctcacagtaaagaaaatatttgttggTGGCATTAAAGAAGATACAGAAGAATATAATTTAAGGGAGTACTTTGAGAAATATGGCAAGATCGAAACGATAGAAGTCATGGAAGACAGgcaaagtggaaagaaaagaggcTTCGCTTTTGTAACTTTTGATGATCATGATACAGTTGATAAAATCGTTG ttcAGAAATACCATACTATAAATGGTCATAACTGCGAAGTGAAAAAAGCACTCTCAAAACAAGAGATGCAGACTGCCAGCTCTCAGAGAG caaaatacttTGCAGGTCGTGGGGGTGGTTCAGGCAACTTCATGGGTCGTGGAAATTttggaggtggtggaggaaaCTTTGGCCGAGGAGGAAACTTTGGTGGAAGAG gAGGCTATGGGGGTGGTGGCGGTGGTGGTGGGAGCAGAGGAAGCTTTGGGGGTGGTGACGGATACAATGGATTTGGTGATG GTGGCAACTATGGAGGTGGTCCCGgctatggcagcagagggggtTATGGTGGTGGTGGAGGACCAGGATATGGAAACCCAGGTGGTGGATatggaggtggaggaggaggataCGATGGCTACAATGAAGGAGGAAATTTTGGAG GTAATTACGGTGGCAGTGGAAACTACAATGACTTTGGTAACTACAGTGGACAGCAGCAGTCCAATTATGGTCCCATGAAGGGTGGTGGCAGCTTTGGTGGTAGAAGTTCAGGCAGTCCCTATGGTg GTGGTTATGGATCTGGAAGTGGAAGTGGGGGCTATGGTGGTAGAAGATTCTAA
- the HNRNPA3 gene encoding heterogeneous nuclear ribonucleoprotein A3 isoform X3, with protein MAAIKEDREVEDYKRKGRRSSQGHEPKEPEQLRKLFIGGLSFETTDDSLREHFEKWGTLTDCVVMRDPQTKRSRGFGFVTYSCVEEVDAAMSARPHKVDGRVVEPKRAVSREDSVKPGAHLTVKKIFVGGIKEDTEEYNLREYFEKYGKIETIEVMEDRQSGKKRGFAFVTFDDHDTVDKIVVQKYHTINGHNCEVKKALSKQEMQTASSQRGRGGGSGNFMGRGNFGGGGGNFGRGGNFGGRGGYGGGGGGGGSRGSFGGGDGYNGFGDGGNYGGGPGYGSRGGYGGGGGPGYGNPGGGYGGGGGGYDGYNEGGNFGGGNYGGSGNYNDFGNYSGQQQSNYGPMKGGGSFGGRSSGSPYGGGYGSGSGSGGYGGRRF; from the exons ATGGCTGCAATTAAGGAAGACAGAGAGGTGGAAGATTACAAGAGAAAGGGCAGACGATCATCACAG GGCCATGAGCCTAAGGAGCCAGAGCAGTTGAGAAAGCTGTTCATTGGAGGTCTGAGCTTTGAAACAACAGATGATAGCTTGAGAGAGCACTTTGAAAAATGGGGCACACTCACGGACTGTGTG GTGATGAGAGACCCACAAACAAAACGATCCAGAGGCTTTGGCTTTGTTACTTACTCTTGTGTGGAAGAGGTGGATGCGGCCATGAGTGCTCGACCACATAAGGTTGATGGACGTGTGGTTGAACCAAAGAGAGCGGTTTCAAGGGAG GATTCTGTAAAGCCTGGGGCGcatctcacagtaaagaaaatatttgttggTGGCATTAAAGAAGATACAGAAGAATATAATTTAAGGGAGTACTTTGAGAAATATGGCAAGATCGAAACGATAGAAGTCATGGAAGACAGgcaaagtggaaagaaaagaggcTTCGCTTTTGTAACTTTTGATGATCATGATACAGTTGATAAAATCGTTG ttcAGAAATACCATACTATAAATGGTCATAACTGCGAAGTGAAAAAAGCACTCTCAAAACAAGAGATGCAGACTGCCAGCTCTCAGAGAG GTCGTGGGGGTGGTTCAGGCAACTTCATGGGTCGTGGAAATTttggaggtggtggaggaaaCTTTGGCCGAGGAGGAAACTTTGGTGGAAGAG gAGGCTATGGGGGTGGTGGCGGTGGTGGTGGGAGCAGAGGAAGCTTTGGGGGTGGTGACGGATACAATGGATTTGGTGATG GTGGCAACTATGGAGGTGGTCCCGgctatggcagcagagggggtTATGGTGGTGGTGGAGGACCAGGATATGGAAACCCAGGTGGTGGATatggaggtggaggaggaggataCGATGGCTACAATGAAGGAGGAAATTTTGGAGGTG GTAATTACGGTGGCAGTGGAAACTACAATGACTTTGGTAACTACAGTGGACAGCAGCAGTCCAATTATGGTCCCATGAAGGGTGGTGGCAGCTTTGGTGGTAGAAGTTCAGGCAGTCCCTATGGTg GTGGTTATGGATCTGGAAGTGGAAGTGGGGGCTATGGTGGTAGAAGATTCTAA
- the HNRNPA3 gene encoding heterogeneous nuclear ribonucleoprotein A3 isoform X1 — MAAIKEDREVEDYKRKGRRSSQGHEPKEPEQLRKLFIGGLSFETTDDSLREHFEKWGTLTDCVVMRDPQTKRSRGFGFVTYSCVEEVDAAMSARPHKVDGRVVEPKRAVSREDSVKPGAHLTVKKIFVGGIKEDTEEYNLREYFEKYGKIETIEVMEDRQSGKKRGFAFVTFDDHDTVDKIVVQKYHTINGHNCEVKKALSKQEMQTASSQRAKYFAGRGGGSGNFMGRGNFGGGGGNFGRGGNFGGRGGYGGGGGGGGSRGSFGGGDGYNGFGDGGNYGGGPGYGSRGGYGGGGGPGYGNPGGGYGGGGGGYDGYNEGGNFGGGNYGGSGNYNDFGNYSGQQQSNYGPMKGGGSFGGRSSGSPYGGGYGSGSGSGGYGGRRF, encoded by the exons ATGGCTGCAATTAAGGAAGACAGAGAGGTGGAAGATTACAAGAGAAAGGGCAGACGATCATCACAG GGCCATGAGCCTAAGGAGCCAGAGCAGTTGAGAAAGCTGTTCATTGGAGGTCTGAGCTTTGAAACAACAGATGATAGCTTGAGAGAGCACTTTGAAAAATGGGGCACACTCACGGACTGTGTG GTGATGAGAGACCCACAAACAAAACGATCCAGAGGCTTTGGCTTTGTTACTTACTCTTGTGTGGAAGAGGTGGATGCGGCCATGAGTGCTCGACCACATAAGGTTGATGGACGTGTGGTTGAACCAAAGAGAGCGGTTTCAAGGGAG GATTCTGTAAAGCCTGGGGCGcatctcacagtaaagaaaatatttgttggTGGCATTAAAGAAGATACAGAAGAATATAATTTAAGGGAGTACTTTGAGAAATATGGCAAGATCGAAACGATAGAAGTCATGGAAGACAGgcaaagtggaaagaaaagaggcTTCGCTTTTGTAACTTTTGATGATCATGATACAGTTGATAAAATCGTTG ttcAGAAATACCATACTATAAATGGTCATAACTGCGAAGTGAAAAAAGCACTCTCAAAACAAGAGATGCAGACTGCCAGCTCTCAGAGAG caaaatacttTGCAGGTCGTGGGGGTGGTTCAGGCAACTTCATGGGTCGTGGAAATTttggaggtggtggaggaaaCTTTGGCCGAGGAGGAAACTTTGGTGGAAGAG gAGGCTATGGGGGTGGTGGCGGTGGTGGTGGGAGCAGAGGAAGCTTTGGGGGTGGTGACGGATACAATGGATTTGGTGATG GTGGCAACTATGGAGGTGGTCCCGgctatggcagcagagggggtTATGGTGGTGGTGGAGGACCAGGATATGGAAACCCAGGTGGTGGATatggaggtggaggaggaggataCGATGGCTACAATGAAGGAGGAAATTTTGGAGGTG GTAATTACGGTGGCAGTGGAAACTACAATGACTTTGGTAACTACAGTGGACAGCAGCAGTCCAATTATGGTCCCATGAAGGGTGGTGGCAGCTTTGGTGGTAGAAGTTCAGGCAGTCCCTATGGTg GTGGTTATGGATCTGGAAGTGGAAGTGGGGGCTATGGTGGTAGAAGATTCTAA